One stretch of Streptomyces sp. MMBL 11-1 DNA includes these proteins:
- a CDS encoding alpha/beta fold hydrolase produces the protein METYTLKTAGADLVHDVRGPLPTADGRPPLFMIGQPMDATGFVALAARFPERTVVTYDPRGLGRSIRKDGRTDHTPETQADDVHAVIEALGAGPVEMFASSGGAVTALALVARHPGDVTTLVAHEPPLITLTPDGPAAVRARAGVRDAYEKRGWGAGMAAFVAMTSWEGEFTDAYFAQPEPDPAAFGMPVEDDGTRGDPLLSDRSWAISDYRPDVAALSAAATRVVIAVGEESRSVQTGRTSAAIAELLGQRATVFPSHHGGFLDGEFGYPGKPDEFGRRLREVLDGA, from the coding sequence ATGGAAACGTACACACTCAAGACAGCCGGCGCCGACCTCGTCCACGACGTACGCGGCCCCCTGCCGACCGCTGACGGCCGCCCGCCGCTGTTCATGATCGGGCAGCCCATGGACGCGACCGGGTTCGTCGCGCTCGCGGCACGCTTTCCGGAGCGGACCGTGGTGACCTACGACCCGCGGGGGCTCGGCCGCAGCATCCGCAAGGACGGGCGGACCGACCACACGCCCGAGACCCAGGCCGACGACGTGCACGCCGTCATCGAGGCGCTCGGGGCCGGGCCGGTGGAGATGTTCGCCAGCAGTGGCGGAGCGGTCACCGCTCTCGCCCTCGTGGCGCGCCACCCCGGTGATGTGACGACCCTCGTCGCGCACGAGCCGCCGCTCATCACGCTCACCCCGGACGGCCCGGCGGCCGTCCGGGCGCGGGCCGGGGTCCGGGACGCGTACGAGAAGCGGGGGTGGGGGGCCGGGATGGCCGCGTTCGTCGCCATGACCTCGTGGGAGGGCGAGTTCACCGACGCGTACTTCGCGCAGCCCGAACCCGATCCCGCAGCGTTCGGCATGCCCGTCGAGGACGACGGCACGCGCGGCGACCCGCTGCTGTCCGACCGGTCATGGGCGATCAGCGACTACCGGCCGGACGTCGCCGCCCTCTCCGCTGCCGCCACCCGCGTGGTGATCGCCGTGGGCGAGGAGTCCCGGAGCGTGCAGACCGGGCGTACGTCCGCCGCGATCGCGGAACTGCTCGGACAGCGGGCGACCGTCTTCCCGAGCCATCACGGCGGTTTCCTCGACGGGGAGTTCGGCTACCCGGGAAAGCCGGACGAGTTCGGGCGGCGGCTGCGGGAGGTGCTCGACGGCGCCTGA
- a CDS encoding ABC-F family ATP-binding cassette domain-containing protein, whose protein sequence is MSATDTHLSCTSLTFSWPDGSEVFTGLDLAVGPGRTGLIGLNGCGKSTLLRLLAGELVPQSGVIRTGGELGYLPQALVLDTALRVDEVLGVADRRAALDAVESGDVRPEHFAVIGDDWDIEERSLATLDKLGLGHIGLDRAIGEMSGGECVLLRLAALLLERPGVLLLDEPTNNLDAYARRRLYDAVDAWTGALLVVSHDRELLERVDRIADLREGSVTWYGGNLSAYEEALAVEQEAAQRMVRVAESDVQRQKRELADAHVKLARRKRYGQKMWDSKREPKVVMGQRKRSAQESAGKHRILHAERLAAARERLDEAELAVREDEEIRVELPGTRVHPGSEVLLLRDPVPPYGPPLRGELMVRGPERIALTGRNGAGKTALLRLIAGELAPLSGEACALVATGFLPQRLDVLDDASSVAANVARSAPDRTDNAVRARLAHFLFKGAAADRPAGTLSGGERFRATLATLLLADPPPRLLLLDEPTNSLDLASVRRLTEALEAYEGALIVASHDVPFLESVGITRWLRLDGALRDTTAQAVREGR, encoded by the coding sequence ATGTCTGCCACCGACACCCATCTCAGCTGTACCTCCCTCACCTTCTCCTGGCCCGACGGCAGCGAGGTCTTCACCGGCCTCGATCTGGCCGTGGGGCCCGGCCGTACCGGTCTCATCGGCCTGAACGGCTGCGGCAAGTCCACTCTGTTGCGCCTGCTCGCCGGTGAACTCGTGCCGCAATCCGGGGTGATCAGGACCGGCGGCGAGCTCGGTTACCTTCCCCAGGCGCTGGTGCTGGACACCGCGCTGCGGGTCGACGAGGTGCTCGGCGTCGCGGACCGGCGCGCGGCGCTCGACGCGGTCGAGTCGGGCGACGTCCGGCCCGAGCACTTCGCGGTGATCGGCGACGACTGGGACATCGAGGAACGGTCCCTCGCCACTCTGGACAAGCTCGGCCTCGGGCACATCGGTCTCGACCGCGCCATCGGAGAGATGTCCGGCGGCGAGTGCGTCCTGCTGCGGCTGGCCGCGCTGCTGCTGGAGCGGCCCGGGGTGCTGCTGCTTGACGAGCCGACGAACAACCTGGACGCGTACGCCCGTCGACGGCTGTACGACGCGGTCGACGCCTGGACCGGCGCCCTGCTCGTCGTCAGCCACGACCGGGAGTTGCTGGAACGGGTCGACCGGATCGCGGACCTGCGCGAGGGTTCGGTCACCTGGTACGGCGGAAACCTGTCGGCGTACGAGGAGGCGCTTGCCGTCGAGCAGGAGGCGGCGCAGCGCATGGTGCGGGTCGCCGAGTCGGACGTACAGCGACAGAAGCGCGAACTGGCTGACGCTCACGTGAAGTTGGCCCGGCGCAAGCGCTATGGGCAGAAGATGTGGGACAGCAAGCGTGAGCCCAAGGTCGTCATGGGGCAACGCAAGCGCTCCGCGCAGGAGTCGGCCGGCAAGCACCGCATCCTGCACGCCGAGCGGCTGGCCGCGGCCAGGGAGCGTCTCGACGAGGCGGAGCTGGCGGTGCGGGAGGACGAGGAGATCCGGGTCGAGCTGCCGGGGACCCGGGTCCATCCGGGAAGCGAGGTACTGCTGCTGCGCGATCCGGTGCCGCCCTACGGTCCGCCGCTGCGGGGCGAGTTGATGGTGCGGGGCCCCGAGCGGATCGCGCTGACCGGTCGCAACGGGGCGGGCAAGACGGCGCTGCTCCGGTTGATCGCCGGTGAGCTGGCGCCCCTTTCGGGCGAGGCGTGTGCCCTGGTCGCGACGGGGTTCCTGCCGCAGCGGCTGGACGTGCTCGACGACGCGTCGTCGGTGGCGGCGAACGTGGCGCGGTCGGCCCCCGACCGCACGGACAACGCCGTCCGGGCCCGGCTGGCCCACTTCCTGTTCAAGGGGGCGGCGGCGGACCGCCCGGCGGGGACCCTGTCGGGCGGGGAGAGGTTCCGGGCGACCCTGGCGACGCTGCTGCTGGCCGATCCTCCGCCCCGGCTGCTGCTGCTCGACGAGCCGACGAACAGCCTCGACCTGGCGAGCGTACGGCGGCTGACCGAGGCGCTGGAGGCGTACGAGGGGGCGTTGATCGTGGCGAGCCATGACGTGCCGTTCCTGGAGTCGGTCGGGATCACCCGCTGGCTCCGGCTCGACGGGGCGTTGCGGGACACGACGGCGCAGGCCGTGCGCGAGGGCCGCTGA
- a CDS encoding excinuclease ABC subunit UvrA: MNPFPERCAEPDAPGSAHRDIVITGARENNLRDVSLRIPKGRITVFTGVSGSGKSSVVFDTIAVESQRQLNETFTSFLRNRLPKYERPHVESIEDLSVAIVIDQKPLGGNVRSTVGTATDIWSVIRVLFSRCGTPSAGGATAYSFNDPSGMCPECDGVGHTVQLDLDRAIDWSKSLNEGALLLPGLAVGSWEWNLYGDSGRFDNDLPLSEFGEEERRTLLHGSGFTVRVGMRTGSADMRFEGVVTRFERLYLKRDTASLSEKRREAAARFTVERVCGACGGARLNAAALATRIDGFSPADYGRMEVSELVGVLERIVDPVGGPIAAAARERLERLAGIGLGYLSLDRETTTLSGGEGQRLKMVRHLGSSLTGLTFVFDEPSVGLHPRDVGRLGDLLVRLRDKGNTVLVVEHDPDVMAVADHVVDMGPQAGADGGHIVFEGPFERLRGADTLTGRSLRRRIPLKETVRSPTGRLPVYGADLHNLKGLDVSFPAGVLTAVTGVAGSGKSTLVSRVFTAAYPEAVVIDQSAITASSRSTPASYIGALDAIRKVFARENGVDAGLFSFNSAGACAGCSGRGEISTDLAFMDPVTTTCPECEGRRFHDDVLKHRVGGRSIVDVLDMTAARAAGLFEDPVLLRKLRTLDAVGLTYLTLGQPLSSLSGGERQRIKLATQLHRTSSVYVLDEPTTGLHLADTGRLVDLLDRLVDAGNTVICVEHNLDVVKRADWVIDLGPDGGKGGGELVFEGTPADLLAHPTSVTGHYLRKDPGVEPPLGPGMERPRNPGVEQPRDPGVEQPVPER; the protein is encoded by the coding sequence ATGAATCCCTTCCCCGAGCGCTGTGCGGAGCCGGACGCCCCCGGCTCCGCGCACCGCGACATCGTCATCACCGGCGCGCGCGAGAACAATCTGCGCGACGTCTCCCTCCGGATCCCCAAGGGCCGCATCACGGTGTTCACCGGTGTGTCCGGCTCGGGCAAGTCCTCGGTCGTCTTCGACACGATCGCCGTGGAGTCGCAGCGGCAGCTGAACGAGACCTTCACCTCGTTCCTCCGCAACCGGCTGCCGAAGTACGAGCGGCCGCACGTCGAGTCCATCGAGGACCTTTCGGTGGCCATCGTGATCGACCAGAAGCCGCTGGGCGGCAATGTCCGCTCCACGGTGGGCACGGCGACCGACATCTGGTCGGTGATCCGGGTGCTGTTCTCCCGGTGCGGGACCCCGAGCGCGGGCGGGGCGACCGCGTACTCGTTCAACGACCCCAGCGGGATGTGCCCGGAGTGCGACGGGGTGGGGCACACGGTCCAGCTGGACCTCGACCGGGCGATCGACTGGTCGAAGTCGCTGAACGAGGGGGCGCTGCTGCTGCCCGGGCTGGCGGTGGGCAGCTGGGAGTGGAATCTGTACGGGGACTCGGGGCGCTTCGACAACGATCTGCCCCTGTCCGAGTTCGGCGAGGAGGAGCGGCGGACCCTGCTGCACGGTTCGGGTTTCACCGTCCGCGTCGGCATGCGGACCGGCTCGGCCGACATGCGGTTCGAGGGGGTCGTGACGCGCTTCGAGCGCCTGTACCTCAAGCGCGACACCGCCTCGCTGTCCGAGAAGCGGCGCGAGGCGGCCGCCCGGTTCACCGTGGAGCGGGTGTGCGGGGCCTGCGGCGGGGCACGGCTGAACGCGGCGGCTCTCGCCACCCGGATCGACGGCTTCTCGCCCGCCGACTACGGGCGGATGGAGGTCTCCGAACTCGTCGGCGTCCTGGAGCGGATCGTCGATCCGGTGGGCGGGCCCATCGCCGCCGCGGCCCGGGAACGGCTGGAGCGGCTGGCCGGCATCGGGCTCGGGTATCTGAGCCTGGACCGGGAGACCACGACCCTGTCGGGGGGCGAGGGACAGCGGCTCAAGATGGTGCGGCACCTGGGCAGTTCGCTCACCGGGCTGACGTTCGTCTTCGACGAGCCCAGCGTCGGTCTGCATCCGCGCGACGTCGGGCGGCTGGGCGATCTGCTGGTACGGCTGCGGGACAAGGGCAACACGGTGCTGGTCGTCGAGCACGACCCGGACGTGATGGCCGTCGCCGACCATGTCGTCGACATGGGGCCGCAGGCCGGGGCGGACGGCGGGCACATCGTCTTCGAGGGGCCCTTCGAGCGCCTGCGCGGGGCCGACACGCTCACCGGCCGGTCGCTGCGCCGCCGCATCCCGCTGAAGGAGACCGTCCGGTCCCCCACCGGCCGGCTACCGGTGTACGGGGCCGACCTGCACAACCTCAAGGGCCTCGACGTGTCGTTCCCCGCCGGGGTGCTGACCGCGGTGACGGGGGTCGCGGGATCCGGGAAGTCGACCCTGGTGTCGCGGGTGTTCACAGCGGCGTACCCGGAGGCGGTGGTGATCGACCAGAGCGCGATCACGGCCTCGTCGCGCTCCACCCCCGCGTCGTACATCGGCGCGCTGGACGCCATCCGCAAGGTGTTCGCCCGGGAGAACGGCGTGGACGCGGGGCTGTTCAGCTTCAACTCCGCCGGGGCCTGCGCGGGGTGCTCGGGTCGCGGCGAGATCTCGACCGATCTGGCGTTCATGGATCCGGTCACCACGACCTGCCCGGAGTGCGAGGGCCGCCGCTTCCACGACGACGTCCTGAAGCACCGGGTCGGCGGCCGTTCGATCGTGGACGTCCTGGACATGACGGCGGCGCGGGCGGCCGGGCTGTTCGAGGATCCGGTGCTGCTGCGGAAGCTGCGCACCCTCGACGCGGTCGGCCTCACCTACCTCACCCTGGGGCAGCCGCTCTCCTCGCTGTCGGGCGGTGAGCGCCAGCGGATCAAGCTCGCCACCCAGCTGCACCGCACCTCCAGCGTGTACGTGCTGGACGAGCCGACGACCGGACTGCACCTGGCGGACACGGGCAGGCTGGTGGATCTGCTGGACCGGCTGGTCGACGCGGGGAACACGGTGATCTGCGTGGAGCACAACCTGGATGTGGTCAAGCGGGCGGACTGGGTGATCGACCTCGGTCCGGACGGCGGCAAGGGCGGCGGGGAGCTGGTGTTCGAGGGGACGCCCGCGGATCTGCTCGCGCATCCGACGTCCGTCACCGGCCACTATCTGCGCAAGGACCCGGGAGTGGAACCACCCCTGGGTCCCGGGATGGAGCGGCCCCGTAACCCAGGGGTGGAGCAGCCTCGCGATCCGGGAGTGGAACAACCCGTTCCGGAGCGGTGA
- a CDS encoding SsgA family sporulation/cell division regulator, translating into MSSVIEQSVQARMVASAPRMETLPATLQYDRQYPFAVRMAFPAPATLEGTEVSWEFSRELLSTGVDSPAGQGDVRVRPFGYERTVLEFHAPEGIAMVHVRTEELRHFLQRAQELVPVGDEHRYLDLDRSLTELLGGPR; encoded by the coding sequence TTGTCCAGCGTTATCGAGCAGTCCGTGCAGGCCCGCATGGTCGCGTCCGCACCGCGGATGGAGACCCTGCCCGCCACTCTTCAGTACGACCGCCAGTACCCCTTCGCCGTGCGTATGGCGTTCCCGGCCCCGGCGACTCTGGAAGGCACCGAGGTGTCCTGGGAGTTCTCCCGCGAGTTGCTGTCCACCGGGGTGGACTCCCCCGCCGGGCAGGGAGACGTACGCGTACGGCCGTTCGGGTACGAGCGGACCGTGCTGGAGTTCCACGCCCCCGAGGGCATCGCCATGGTCCATGTGCGCACCGAGGAGCTGAGGCACTTCCTCCAGCGGGCGCAGGAGCTGGTTCCGGTGGGCGACGAGCACCGGTATCTGGACCTGGACCGGAGCCTGACCGAACTGCTGGGCGGTCCTCGCTGA
- a CDS encoding DEAD/DEAH box helicase — MKRSGTAGRTLTQGAAESPVPTGGAVRELLARAERLLESARAVPADRRDAVAAVRSVLDPLLDSLVGRELAVIPVSRLKDVTEGRLRLGALEQAGFGTVGQLHGTNRYELRQLPGVGAHTADQALAAAAQIAHAVRDTVSVRIDVDAPDDTSTALVIALHRLAEAGADARRAVDAARRLAERLGPPVAAAAPAGSRLRMLFTGREARARAREAVGAVHAAVADAVERELPVLFAQASADLLRSPASPAEAWVDFELRSAEYYSLLAELSGSGPDRDASEGFLPAGIADRVRALRLDDTRLRVSLRGYQAFGARFALAQKRVVIGDEMGLGKTVQAIAALAHLAARGESHFLVICPASVLINWTREIRARSTLRAVPVHGAERAEAFTDWRENGGVAVTTFDALHLLPVAADSARPGMLVVDEAHFVKNPAARRSRAVAGWAEHVERVLFLTGTPMENRVEEFRSLVRQLRPELAPAVSSTHGAAGSRAFRRAVAPAYLRRNQVDVLAELPALVHVDEWEEFGAEDRDAYRRAVASGRFTRMRRAAYAVPGSSAKLERLRELVDEARDNGLKVVVFSYFREVLATVGEALGPDAHGPLSGSVPPARRQELVDAFSAADGHAVLLSQIQAGGTGLNMQAASVVILCEPQIKPTLEHQAVARAHRMGQVRTVQVHRLLATDSVDQRLVELLARKDRLFDAYARRSDLAETTPDAVDVSDAELARQIVEEEQRRLADGTRRP; from the coding sequence ATGAAGCGGAGCGGGACGGCGGGCAGGACACTCACGCAGGGGGCCGCCGAGAGCCCGGTCCCCACGGGTGGCGCGGTCCGTGAGCTGCTCGCACGGGCGGAGCGGCTCCTGGAGAGCGCCCGTGCCGTGCCGGCGGACCGAAGAGACGCCGTGGCCGCCGTACGCTCCGTGCTCGATCCGCTGCTCGACTCCCTGGTGGGCCGGGAGCTGGCCGTCATTCCCGTCTCCCGGCTCAAGGACGTCACCGAGGGGCGGCTGCGTCTCGGGGCGCTGGAGCAGGCCGGGTTCGGCACGGTCGGCCAGCTCCACGGCACGAACCGCTACGAGCTCCGGCAGCTTCCCGGCGTCGGTGCCCACACCGCCGACCAGGCGCTGGCCGCCGCCGCGCAGATCGCCCACGCCGTGCGGGACACCGTCTCGGTGCGGATCGACGTGGACGCCCCGGACGACACCAGCACCGCGCTGGTCATCGCCCTGCACCGGCTGGCCGAGGCGGGAGCGGACGCGCGGCGGGCGGTGGACGCGGCCCGACGGCTCGCCGAGCGGCTCGGCCCCCCGGTGGCTGCGGCCGCCCCGGCCGGGAGCCGGCTGCGGATGCTGTTCACCGGGCGGGAGGCGCGGGCGCGGGCGCGCGAGGCCGTCGGCGCGGTGCACGCGGCGGTGGCGGACGCCGTGGAGCGGGAGCTGCCGGTGCTCTTCGCGCAGGCGTCGGCCGACCTGTTGCGCTCCCCGGCGTCGCCCGCCGAGGCCTGGGTGGACTTCGAGCTGCGGTCCGCCGAGTACTACAGCCTGCTCGCCGAGCTGTCCGGCAGCGGTCCGGACCGGGACGCCTCCGAGGGGTTCCTGCCCGCCGGGATCGCGGACCGGGTGCGCGCGCTGCGCCTCGACGACACGCGTCTGCGGGTGTCCCTGCGGGGGTACCAGGCGTTCGGGGCGCGTTTCGCACTGGCGCAGAAGCGGGTCGTCATCGGGGACGAGATGGGGCTCGGCAAGACCGTGCAGGCCATCGCGGCCCTCGCCCATCTCGCCGCCCGCGGCGAGAGTCACTTCCTCGTGATCTGCCCGGCGAGCGTGCTGATCAACTGGACCCGGGAGATCCGGGCCCGCTCCACCCTGCGCGCCGTGCCGGTGCACGGCGCGGAGCGGGCGGAGGCGTTCACGGACTGGCGGGAGAACGGCGGGGTGGCGGTGACCACCTTCGACGCGCTGCACCTGCTGCCCGTGGCGGCGGACTCGGCGCGGCCCGGCATGCTGGTCGTGGACGAGGCCCACTTCGTGAAGAACCCCGCGGCCCGGCGGTCGCGGGCGGTCGCCGGCTGGGCGGAGCACGTGGAGCGGGTGCTGTTCCTCACGGGCACCCCGATGGAGAACCGGGTCGAGGAGTTCCGCAGCCTCGTGCGCCAGCTGCGCCCCGAACTCGCGCCGGCGGTCAGCTCCACGCACGGCGCGGCCGGTTCGCGGGCCTTCCGCCGGGCCGTCGCCCCCGCCTATCTGCGCCGCAACCAGGTCGACGTGCTGGCCGAACTCCCGGCGCTGGTCCACGTGGACGAGTGGGAGGAGTTCGGCGCCGAGGACCGGGACGCCTACCGCCGGGCGGTCGCCTCCGGTCGGTTCACGCGGATGCGCCGGGCCGCCTACGCCGTGCCCGGGTCCTCCGCCAAGCTGGAACGGCTGCGCGAACTCGTCGACGAGGCGCGGGACAACGGCCTGAAAGTGGTGGTGTTCTCCTACTTCCGCGAAGTCCTCGCGACGGTCGGGGAAGCCCTGGGGCCGGATGCCCACGGGCCGCTCTCCGGGAGCGTCCCGCCGGCCCGGCGGCAGGAGCTGGTCGACGCCTTCTCCGCCGCGGACGGGCACGCGGTGCTGCTGAGCCAGATCCAGGCCGGGGGCACTGGACTGAACATGCAGGCCGCCTCCGTGGTCATCCTGTGCGAGCCGCAGATCAAGCCCACGCTGGAGCACCAGGCGGTCGCCCGCGCCCACCGGATGGGCCAGGTGCGCACGGTCCAGGTGCACCGGCTGCTGGCCACGGACAGCGTCGACCAGCGCCTGGTGGAGCTGCTGGCCCGCAAGGACCGGCTCTTCGACGCCTACGCCCGGCGCAGCGACCTGGCGGAGACCACCCCGGACGCGGTGGACGTCTCCGACGCCGAGCTGGCCCGGCAGATCGTCGAGGAGGAGCAGCGGCGGCTCGCGGACGGCACCCGCCGCCCGTGA
- a CDS encoding VOC family protein → MISPTFLDGAPNWVDLGTPDLDAAAAFYRELFGWGLVPGGPEVGGYGMFTLDGRYVGGVMTVPEEEAPSAWSVSFQSPDIAATAAAVARAGGSAAFEPMDVLDLGSMGGFTDPAGAYFGAWQPKEHSGFGVVQEPGSFLWAELYTSDVPAASAFFASVFGWGTDQLKVEGTDYTYTTVHPAGAGPDASFGGLVRMGDVPSEAARGPHWLPYFAVADVDATVADAKRLGGTETLAAMDVPGVGTMANVADPYGAVFAVMRPEPRQ, encoded by the coding sequence ATGATCAGCCCCACCTTCCTCGACGGAGCGCCCAACTGGGTCGATCTCGGCACCCCCGACCTCGACGCGGCGGCCGCCTTCTACCGGGAGCTGTTCGGATGGGGCCTGGTCCCCGGCGGCCCCGAGGTCGGCGGCTACGGGATGTTCACGCTGGACGGCCGGTACGTCGGCGGTGTGATGACGGTGCCGGAGGAGGAAGCGCCGAGCGCCTGGTCGGTCTCCTTCCAGTCGCCCGACATCGCCGCCACCGCCGCGGCGGTGGCGCGGGCGGGCGGCAGCGCCGCGTTCGAGCCGATGGACGTCCTGGATCTCGGCAGCATGGGCGGCTTCACGGACCCCGCCGGAGCGTATTTCGGTGCCTGGCAGCCGAAGGAGCATTCCGGCTTCGGCGTCGTCCAGGAGCCCGGCTCGTTCCTCTGGGCCGAGCTGTACACCTCCGACGTCCCGGCGGCGTCCGCGTTCTTCGCCAGTGTCTTCGGCTGGGGGACCGACCAGTTGAAGGTGGAGGGCACCGACTACACCTACACCACCGTCCACCCGGCCGGCGCCGGCCCGGACGCGTCCTTCGGCGGTCTGGTCCGGATGGGCGACGTCCCGTCCGAGGCCGCGCGCGGCCCGCACTGGCTGCCGTACTTCGCCGTGGCCGACGTCGACGCCACGGTGGCCGATGCGAAGCGGCTCGGCGGCACGGAGACCCTGGCCGCCATGGACGTGCCCGGCGTCGGCACGATGGCCAACGTCGCAGACCCGTACGGTGCGGTCTTCGCGGTCATGCGGCCCGAGCCGAGGCAGTAG
- a CDS encoding WD40/YVTN/BNR-like repeat-containing protein, whose product MKAMGNTRRLMALVTGGAALAAALVAPGAHATPADDPAGTPAGGAASRETSARGLLPGWRLTDTGTDARFRGLAAVSRTTAWVAGSKGTVLRTGDGGRTWRDVSPPGAAELELRDIEAFDARRAVALAIGEGEASRVLRTDDGGATWTESFRNTDPRAFFNCLTFFDSRHGLAAGDPVDGKFRVLSTADGGRSWRVLPDAGMPAAQPGEAGFAASGQCLVSSGSKDVWLTTGGAATARVLHSRDRGLTWTASASTLPAGDPARGVFAVAFRDRGHGIAVGGDYRPDQASPEAAAVTGDGGRSWRASATPPPAYRSGVTWLPHSRSAALAVGPTGTDLTLDGGRTWRTVDAGSYDTVDCTPDLGCWAAGEKGRVARLGL is encoded by the coding sequence ATGAAGGCCATGGGGAACACGAGACGGCTGATGGCACTGGTGACCGGCGGCGCGGCACTGGCCGCCGCACTGGTCGCTCCGGGCGCACACGCGACGCCGGCGGACGACCCGGCCGGGACACCGGCCGGGGGAGCCGCGTCCCGGGAGACGAGCGCCCGCGGGCTCCTGCCCGGCTGGCGGCTCACCGACACCGGCACCGACGCCCGCTTCCGGGGGCTCGCCGCGGTCAGCCGCACCACCGCCTGGGTCGCCGGGTCGAAGGGCACGGTCCTGCGCACCGGCGACGGCGGCCGCACCTGGCGCGACGTGTCACCGCCGGGCGCCGCCGAACTGGAGCTGCGGGACATCGAGGCGTTCGACGCCCGCCGGGCCGTCGCCCTGGCCATCGGCGAGGGCGAGGCGTCCCGGGTCCTGCGCACCGACGACGGCGGGGCCACCTGGACCGAGTCCTTCCGCAACACCGATCCCCGAGCCTTCTTCAACTGCCTGACGTTCTTCGACAGCCGGCACGGTCTCGCGGCGGGCGACCCGGTGGACGGGAAGTTCCGGGTCCTGTCCACGGCGGACGGCGGCCGCTCCTGGCGGGTCCTGCCCGACGCCGGGATGCCCGCCGCCCAGCCGGGCGAGGCGGGCTTCGCGGCGAGCGGCCAGTGCCTGGTCAGCTCCGGCTCCAAGGACGTCTGGCTGACCACCGGGGGAGCGGCGACCGCCCGGGTCCTGCACTCCCGGGACCGGGGCCTGACCTGGACGGCGAGCGCGTCGACCCTCCCGGCGGGCGACCCGGCCCGCGGGGTCTTCGCCGTCGCCTTCCGCGACCGGGGGCACGGCATCGCCGTCGGCGGGGACTACCGCCCCGACCAGGCCTCCCCGGAGGCCGCCGCCGTCACCGGGGACGGCGGCCGGAGCTGGCGGGCGTCCGCCACCCCGCCGCCCGCGTACCGCTCAGGCGTCACCTGGCTGCCCCACAGCCGCTCCGCCGCCCTGGCCGTCGGCCCGACGGGCACCGACCTCACCCTGGACGGCGGGCGCACCTGGCGGACGGTCGACGCCGGTTCGTACGACACCGTCGACTGCACGCCCGACCTGGGCTGCTGGGCGGCGGGCGAGAAGGGGCGGGTGGCCCGGCTGGGACTCTAA
- a CDS encoding acyl-ACP desaturase, protein MTITSPHLGSSKAWTDAQLLYALEEVVEKELNRHLKVAKDWMPHEYVPFSDGRNFPGVFEDGEAWAADQSKVTDIGKIALVVNLLTEDNLPSYHHEIASLFGRDGAWGTWVHRWTAEEGRHGIVMRDYLLTSRAVDPDKLEQFRMAHMAEGFESDNRHSMLHSVAYVAFQELATRVSHRNTGHQSGDPVCDRMLARIATDENLHMVFYRNLLGAAFELAPDLTMRAVRDVVVDFRMPGHGMPGFERAAAQMAIGEIYNMRIHHDDVIQPVLRFLKVMEIDGLGPEGAKAQEELGLYMSGLDSEASKFDEKLAARKARMVARGRA, encoded by the coding sequence GTGACGATCACCTCTCCCCACCTCGGCAGTTCCAAGGCGTGGACCGACGCCCAGCTGCTGTACGCGCTGGAAGAGGTGGTGGAGAAGGAACTCAACCGCCATCTCAAGGTCGCCAAGGACTGGATGCCCCACGAGTACGTCCCCTTCTCCGACGGCCGGAACTTCCCCGGCGTCTTCGAGGACGGCGAGGCGTGGGCGGCCGACCAGTCCAAGGTCACCGACATCGGCAAGATCGCCCTCGTGGTGAACCTCCTCACCGAGGACAACCTCCCCAGCTACCACCACGAGATCGCCTCCCTGTTCGGGCGCGACGGCGCGTGGGGCACCTGGGTGCACCGCTGGACCGCCGAGGAGGGCCGCCACGGCATCGTGATGCGCGACTATCTGCTCACCTCGCGCGCCGTCGACCCGGACAAGCTGGAGCAGTTCCGCATGGCGCACATGGCGGAGGGCTTCGAGTCGGACAACCGGCACTCGATGCTGCACTCCGTCGCGTACGTCGCCTTCCAGGAGCTGGCCACCCGCGTCTCGCACCGCAACACCGGCCACCAGTCCGGCGACCCGGTCTGTGACCGGATGCTGGCCCGGATCGCGACCGACGAGAACCTCCACATGGTCTTCTACCGCAACCTCCTGGGCGCGGCCTTCGAGCTGGCTCCCGACCTGACCATGCGGGCCGTGCGCGATGTCGTCGTCGACTTCCGGATGCCCGGACACGGCATGCCCGGCTTCGAGCGGGCCGCCGCGCAGATGGCGATCGGCGAGATCTACAACATGCGCATCCACCACGACGACGTGATCCAGCCCGTGCTGCGCTTCCTGAAGGTCATGGAGATCGACGGGCTCGGCCCGGAGGGTGCGAAGGCCCAGGAGGAGCTCGGTCTGTACATGAGCGGCCTGGACAGCGAGGCGTCGAAGTTCGACGAGAAGCTCGCCGCCCGCAAGGCCCGGATGGTGGCGCGCGGCCGCGCCTGA
- a CDS encoding WhiB family transcriptional regulator — protein MLINTVTDDALAWQETALCAQAGPEFFFPAPGSSTREAKQLCNACEGRMACLEYALANDERFGVWGGLSEKERERLRREGRGRV, from the coding sequence ATGCTGATCAATACCGTGACCGACGACGCGCTCGCCTGGCAGGAGACCGCGTTGTGCGCGCAGGCCGGGCCAGAGTTCTTCTTCCCGGCTCCGGGCAGTTCGACCCGCGAGGCCAAGCAGCTGTGCAACGCCTGCGAGGGCCGGATGGCCTGCCTGGAGTACGCACTCGCCAACGACGAGCGGTTCGGCGTCTGGGGCGGCCTGTCGGAGAAGGAGCGCGAGCGGCTGCGCAGAGAAGGCCGCGGCCGGGTCTGA